One region of Tamandua tetradactyla isolate mTamTet1 chromosome 6, mTamTet1.pri, whole genome shotgun sequence genomic DNA includes:
- the LRRC3C gene encoding leucine-rich repeat-containing protein 3C, translating to MGFSSLTLPLWGIFFPRSYSSPGLCQSMAMLPPATCLLSLLLVVGMGGAMPSPRLPPQGCYMAEEAGERTFRCSQAGLNAVPTGIPNDTRKLYLDANRLASVPAGAFQHLPVLEELDLSHNALAHLSGAAFKGLADTLHHLDLSANQLASVPVEAFVGLQIQVNLSANPWRCDCALQEVLRRVRLVPGTGTGIVCGPDARPDLVGQEFLPLAGEEELCGAGRGGARRSTDVALLVITGGWLVLVVAYLAHYVWQNREEARRPLKQAPVLPVHSEDSSTLSTIV from the coding sequence ATGGGATTTTCTTCACTCACTCTGCCTTTATGGGGTATTTTCTTCCCCAGATCCTACTCCAGCCCAGGACTATGCCAATCCATGGCCATGCTCCCACCAGCCACTTGCCTCCTGTCCCTCCTGCTGGTGGTAGGCATGGGGGGTGCCATGCCCAGCCCCCGGCTACCTCCCCAGGGCTGCTACATGGCAGAGGAAGCTGGCGAGCGGACGTTCCGCTGCAGCCAGGCAGGCCTGAATGCCGTGCCCACTGGCATCCCCAACGACACCCGCAAGCTCTACCTGGATGCCAACCGGCTGGCCTCGGTGCCAGCTGGTGCCTTCCAACACCTGCCTGTCCTGGAGGAGCTGGACCTGTCCCACAATGCCCTCGCCCACCTCTCAGGGGCCGCTTTCAAGGGCCTGGCAGACACTCTACACCACCTGGACCTCTCTGCCAACCAGCTGGCCTCGGTGCCCGTGGAGGCCTTCGTGGGGCTGCAGATCCAAGTGAACCTTTCTGCCAACCCCTGGCGCTGTGACTGTGCCCTCCAGGAGGTGCTCAGGCGGGTGAGGCTGGTGCCGGGCACTGGGACGGGGATTGTGTGTGGTCCAGATGCCCGGCCAGACCTTGTGGGGCAGGAGTTCCTGCCCCTGGCAGGGGAGGAAGAGCTgtgtggggcggggcggggcggggcccggAGGAGCACAGATGTGGCCCTGCTGGTCATCACAGGGGGCTGGCTGGTGCTCGTGGTGGCCTATCTGGCCCACTACGTGTGGCAGAACCGGGAGGAGGCCCGGCGTCCCCTCAAGCAGGCCCCGGTGCTGCCCGTGCACTCTGAGGACTCTTCCACTCTCAGCACCATTGTCTGA